In one Cervus elaphus chromosome 9, mCerEla1.1, whole genome shotgun sequence genomic region, the following are encoded:
- the LONP1 gene encoding lon protease homolog, mitochondrial isoform X1, whose amino-acid sequence MAGGTGCVRLWGAARCWALRRPLLAAAGGRIPTAARAWLPRGRRACDASPPWALWGQSPAAAGHWRGLWEANNRSGGGAFSGGEDASEGGAEDGASGVGSSAGGGEGPVITALTPMMIPDVFPHLPLIAVTRNPVFPRFIKIVEVKNKKLVELLRRKVRLAQPYAGVFLKKDDNNESDVVESLDEIYHTGTFVQIHEMQDLGDKLRMIVMGHRRVHINRQLEVDPEDPEGENKQKLRKKPKRGKKEAEEDGATKRPLEVVVGPGPSPAGEVLMVEVENVAHEDFQVTEEVKALTAEIVKTIRDIIALNPLYRESVLQMMQAGHRVVDNPIYLSDMGAALTGAESHELQEVLEETNIPKRLYKALSLLKKEFELSKLQQRLGREVEEKIKQTHRKYLLQEQLKIIKKELGLEKDDKDAIEEKFRERLKELVVPKHVMDVVDEELSKLGLLDNHSSEFNVTRNYLDWLTSIPWGKYSDENLDLARAQAVLEEDHYGMEDVKKRILEFIAVSQLRGSTQGKILCFYGPPGVGKTSIARSIARALNREYFRFSVGGMTDVAEIKGHRRTYVGAMPGKIIQCLKKTKTENPLVLIDEVDKIGRGYQGDPSSALLELLDPEQNANFLDHYLDVPVDLSKVLFICTANITETIPEPLRDRMEMINVSGYVAQEKLAIAERYLVPQARALCGLDESKAKLSSDVLTLLIKQYCRESGVRNLQKQVEKVLRKSAYKIVSGEAEFVEVTPENLQDFVGKPVFTVERMYDVTPPGVVMGLAWTAMGGSTLFVETSLRRPRDRDSDSDKGDKDGSLEVTGQLGEVMKESARIAYTFARAFLMQHDPSNKFLVTSHIHLHVPEGATPKDGPSAGCTIVTALLSLALDRPVRQNLAMTGEVSLTGKVLPVGGIKEKTIAAKRAGVTCIVLPAENKKDFYDLAAFITEGLEVHFVEHYREIFDIAFPEERAEALAVER is encoded by the exons ATGGCGGGGGGCACAGGCTGTGTGCGGCTGTGGGGAGCTGCAAGGTGTTGGGCGCTTCGGCGGCCGCTACTGGCCGCCGCCGGGGGGCGGATCCCGACTGCGGCTAGAGCTTGGTTGCCCAGAGGCCGGAGGGCCTGCGACGCCTCGCCTCCGTGGGCGCTGTGGGGCCAAAGCCCCGCGGCCGCGGGCCACTGGCGGGGACTTTGGGAGGCGAACAACCGCAGCGGCGGCGGCGCCTTCTCGGGAGGCGAGGATGCCTCCGAGGGCGGCGCGGAGGACGGGGCCTCGGGCGTGGGAAGCAGCGCGGGCGGCGGGGAGGGCCCTGTCATAACGGCGCTGACGCCGATGATGATCCCGGACGTATTCCCGCACCTGCCACTCATCGCCGTTACTCGCAACCCAGTGTTCCCGCGCTTTATCAAGATTGTTGAG GTTAAAAATAAGAAGCTGGTTGAGCTGCTAAGAAGGAAAGTCCGCCTTGCCCAGCCGTATGCCGGCGTCTTTCTAAAGAAAGATGACAA CAATGAGTCTGACGTGGTCGAGAGCCTGGATGAGATCTACCACACGGGGACGTTCGTGCAGATCCACGAAATGCAGGACCTGGGGGACAAGCTGCGCATGATCGTCATGGGACACCGGAG GGTTCACATCAACCGACAGTTGGAGGTAGACCCCGAGGACCCCGAGGGCGAGAACAAGCAGAAGCTGCGCAAGAAGCCCAAGCGGGGCAAGAAAGAGGCAGAAGAGGACGGGGCCACCAAGCGGCcgctggaggtggtggtggggccTGGTCCCAGCCCTGCCGGCGAGGTGCTCATGGTGGAGGTGGAGAACGTGGCCCACGAGGATTTCCAGGTCACGGAGGAGGTGAAG GCGCTGACTGCGGAGATCGTGAAGACCATCAGGGACATCATCGCCTTGAACCCACTCTACAG GGAGTCAGTGCTGCAGATGATGCAGGCTGGCCACAGGGTGGTGGACAACCCCATCTACCTGAGCGACATGGGCGCGGCGCTGACGGGGGCCGAGTCCCACGAGCTGCAGGAAGTCCTGGAGGAGACCAAC ATTCCAAAGCGGCTGTATAAGGCCCTGTCCCTTCTCAAAAAGGAGTTTGAACTGAGCAAGCTGCAGCAGCGCCTGGGCCGAGAG GTGGAGGAGAAGATCAAGCAGACACACCGCAAGTACCTGCTGCAGGAGCAGCTGAAGATCATCAAGAAGGAGCTGGGCCTGGAGAAGGATGACAAGGACGCCATCGAGGAGAAGTTCCGTGAGCGGCTTAAGGAGCTCGTGGTCCCCAAGCACGTCATGGACGTGGTGGACGAGGAGCTGAGCAAGCTGGGCCTGCTGGACAACCATTCCTCCGAGTTCAA CGTCACCCGCAACTACCTGGACTGGCTGACGTCCATCCCGTGGGGCAAGTACAGCGACGAGAACCTAGACCTGGCGCGGGCCCAGGCAGTGCTGGAGGAGGACCACTACGGCATGGAGGACGTCAAGAAGCGCATCCTG GAGTTCATCGCCGTCAGCCAGCTCCGGGGCTCCACCCAAGGCAAGATCCTCTGCTTCTACGGCCCTCCGGGCGTGGGCAAGACCAGCATCGCCCGGTCCATCGCCCGTGCCCTGAACCGGGAGTACTTCCGCTTCAGTGTTGGAGGCATGACAGATGTGGCCGAGATCAAGGGGCACAG GCGGACGTACGTGGGTGCCATGCCAGGCAAGATCATCCAGTGTCTGAAGAAGACCAAGACGGAGAACCCCCTGGTCCTGATAGACGAG GTGGACAAGATCGGCCGGGGCTACCAGGGCGACCCCTCGTCTGCGCTGCTTGAGCTGCTGGACCCCGAGCAGAATGCAAACTTCCTGGACCACTACCTGGACGTGCCCGTGGACTTGTCCAAG GTGCTGTTCATCTGCACGGCCAACATCACCGAGACCATCCCCGAGCCACTGCGGGACCGCATGGAGATGATCAACGTGTCTGGCTACGTGGCCCAGGAGAAGCTCGCCATCGCTGAG CGGTACCTGGTTCCTCAGGCCCGTGCCCTCTGTGGCCTGGACGAGAGCAAGGCCAAGCTGTCGTCCGATGTGCTGACCCTCCTCATCAAGCAGTACTGCCGGGAGAGCGGTGTCCGCAACCTGCAGAAGCAGGTGGAGAAG GTGTTACGGAAGTCTGCCTACAAGATTGTCAGTGGTGAGGCTGAGTTTGTGGAGGTGACACCCGAGAACCTGCAGGACTTCGTGGGGAAGCCAGTGTTCACAGTGGAGCGCATGTATGATGTGACACCGCCTGGCGTGGTCATGGGCCTGGCCTGGACAGCCATGG GAGGCTCCACGCTATTTGTTGAGACGTCCTTGAGACGGCCGAGAGACAGAGACAGCGACAGCGACAAGGGGGACAAGGATGGGAGCCTAGAGGTAACGGGccagctaggggaggtgatgaagGAGAGCGCCCGCATCGCCTACACTTTCGCCAGGGCCTTCCTGATGCAGCACGACCCCTCCAACAAGTTCCTGGTGACATCACACATCCACCTGCATGTGCCTGAG GGTGCCACCCCCAAGGACGGCCCGAGCGCCGGCTGCACCATCGTCACGGCCCTGCTCTCCCTGGCTCTGGACCGGCCAGTGCGGCAGAACCTGGCCATGACGGGCGAGGTCTCCCTCACAGGCAAAGTGCTGCCTGTGGGCGGCATCAAAGAGAAGACCATCGCG
- the LONP1 gene encoding lon protease homolog, mitochondrial isoform X2: protein MQDLGDKLRMIVMGHRRVHINRQLEVDPEDPEGENKQKLRKKPKRGKKEAEEDGATKRPLEVVVGPGPSPAGEVLMVEVENVAHEDFQVTEEVKALTAEIVKTIRDIIALNPLYRESVLQMMQAGHRVVDNPIYLSDMGAALTGAESHELQEVLEETNIPKRLYKALSLLKKEFELSKLQQRLGREVEEKIKQTHRKYLLQEQLKIIKKELGLEKDDKDAIEEKFRERLKELVVPKHVMDVVDEELSKLGLLDNHSSEFNVTRNYLDWLTSIPWGKYSDENLDLARAQAVLEEDHYGMEDVKKRILEFIAVSQLRGSTQGKILCFYGPPGVGKTSIARSIARALNREYFRFSVGGMTDVAEIKGHRRTYVGAMPGKIIQCLKKTKTENPLVLIDEVDKIGRGYQGDPSSALLELLDPEQNANFLDHYLDVPVDLSKVLFICTANITETIPEPLRDRMEMINVSGYVAQEKLAIAERYLVPQARALCGLDESKAKLSSDVLTLLIKQYCRESGVRNLQKQVEKVLRKSAYKIVSGEAEFVEVTPENLQDFVGKPVFTVERMYDVTPPGVVMGLAWTAMGGSTLFVETSLRRPRDRDSDSDKGDKDGSLEVTGQLGEVMKESARIAYTFARAFLMQHDPSNKFLVTSHIHLHVPEGATPKDGPSAGCTIVTALLSLALDRPVRQNLAMTGEVSLTGKVLPVGGIKEKTIAAKRAGVTCIVLPAENKKDFYDLAAFITEGLEVHFVEHYREIFDIAFPEERAEALAVER from the exons ATGCAGGACCTGGGGGACAAGCTGCGCATGATCGTCATGGGACACCGGAG GGTTCACATCAACCGACAGTTGGAGGTAGACCCCGAGGACCCCGAGGGCGAGAACAAGCAGAAGCTGCGCAAGAAGCCCAAGCGGGGCAAGAAAGAGGCAGAAGAGGACGGGGCCACCAAGCGGCcgctggaggtggtggtggggccTGGTCCCAGCCCTGCCGGCGAGGTGCTCATGGTGGAGGTGGAGAACGTGGCCCACGAGGATTTCCAGGTCACGGAGGAGGTGAAG GCGCTGACTGCGGAGATCGTGAAGACCATCAGGGACATCATCGCCTTGAACCCACTCTACAG GGAGTCAGTGCTGCAGATGATGCAGGCTGGCCACAGGGTGGTGGACAACCCCATCTACCTGAGCGACATGGGCGCGGCGCTGACGGGGGCCGAGTCCCACGAGCTGCAGGAAGTCCTGGAGGAGACCAAC ATTCCAAAGCGGCTGTATAAGGCCCTGTCCCTTCTCAAAAAGGAGTTTGAACTGAGCAAGCTGCAGCAGCGCCTGGGCCGAGAG GTGGAGGAGAAGATCAAGCAGACACACCGCAAGTACCTGCTGCAGGAGCAGCTGAAGATCATCAAGAAGGAGCTGGGCCTGGAGAAGGATGACAAGGACGCCATCGAGGAGAAGTTCCGTGAGCGGCTTAAGGAGCTCGTGGTCCCCAAGCACGTCATGGACGTGGTGGACGAGGAGCTGAGCAAGCTGGGCCTGCTGGACAACCATTCCTCCGAGTTCAA CGTCACCCGCAACTACCTGGACTGGCTGACGTCCATCCCGTGGGGCAAGTACAGCGACGAGAACCTAGACCTGGCGCGGGCCCAGGCAGTGCTGGAGGAGGACCACTACGGCATGGAGGACGTCAAGAAGCGCATCCTG GAGTTCATCGCCGTCAGCCAGCTCCGGGGCTCCACCCAAGGCAAGATCCTCTGCTTCTACGGCCCTCCGGGCGTGGGCAAGACCAGCATCGCCCGGTCCATCGCCCGTGCCCTGAACCGGGAGTACTTCCGCTTCAGTGTTGGAGGCATGACAGATGTGGCCGAGATCAAGGGGCACAG GCGGACGTACGTGGGTGCCATGCCAGGCAAGATCATCCAGTGTCTGAAGAAGACCAAGACGGAGAACCCCCTGGTCCTGATAGACGAG GTGGACAAGATCGGCCGGGGCTACCAGGGCGACCCCTCGTCTGCGCTGCTTGAGCTGCTGGACCCCGAGCAGAATGCAAACTTCCTGGACCACTACCTGGACGTGCCCGTGGACTTGTCCAAG GTGCTGTTCATCTGCACGGCCAACATCACCGAGACCATCCCCGAGCCACTGCGGGACCGCATGGAGATGATCAACGTGTCTGGCTACGTGGCCCAGGAGAAGCTCGCCATCGCTGAG CGGTACCTGGTTCCTCAGGCCCGTGCCCTCTGTGGCCTGGACGAGAGCAAGGCCAAGCTGTCGTCCGATGTGCTGACCCTCCTCATCAAGCAGTACTGCCGGGAGAGCGGTGTCCGCAACCTGCAGAAGCAGGTGGAGAAG GTGTTACGGAAGTCTGCCTACAAGATTGTCAGTGGTGAGGCTGAGTTTGTGGAGGTGACACCCGAGAACCTGCAGGACTTCGTGGGGAAGCCAGTGTTCACAGTGGAGCGCATGTATGATGTGACACCGCCTGGCGTGGTCATGGGCCTGGCCTGGACAGCCATGG GAGGCTCCACGCTATTTGTTGAGACGTCCTTGAGACGGCCGAGAGACAGAGACAGCGACAGCGACAAGGGGGACAAGGATGGGAGCCTAGAGGTAACGGGccagctaggggaggtgatgaagGAGAGCGCCCGCATCGCCTACACTTTCGCCAGGGCCTTCCTGATGCAGCACGACCCCTCCAACAAGTTCCTGGTGACATCACACATCCACCTGCATGTGCCTGAG GGTGCCACCCCCAAGGACGGCCCGAGCGCCGGCTGCACCATCGTCACGGCCCTGCTCTCCCTGGCTCTGGACCGGCCAGTGCGGCAGAACCTGGCCATGACGGGCGAGGTCTCCCTCACAGGCAAAGTGCTGCCTGTGGGCGGCATCAAAGAGAAGACCATCGCG